Part of the Geodermatophilus obscurus DSM 43160 genome is shown below.
GGACGATCACGGCCACCCCGTACACCGCGGCGGTCGGCCGCAGCCCCACCGCGCCCGAGGCCAGCCCGGCGGCGACCGCCGGGATGCTGAAGGCCAGGTAACCGACGACGAAGACGCTGGAGAGCAGCCCGCCGCGCTCGCCGGGCGCGACGCCGGCGGTCACGGTGGCCACCGCGCCGAGGAAGGCCGCGCCGAAGCCGAACCCGGACACCACGGCGGCGGCGAAGAACAGCGCGGCGCTCCCGGTGGCCAGCGAGACGATCGTGCCGCTGACGCCGGCGGCGAACACCAGGCAGCCGGTGGTCATCGCGGTGTGCGGGGCCGTGTTCCGCAGGGTGATGCCGCCGACGGCGCCCATGCCCTGCATGGCCACGATGACCAGGCTGCCGACGAGGTGGTCCTCGAGGCCGAAGACGCCGGCGGCCACGGACGGCCCCAGCGAGAGGTAGAGGCCGCCCAGCGCCCACATCGCCACCAGGCACGGTGCCACGACGAGGAACGGCACCCGCTGGGCGGCGGGCACGTGCACCCGCGGCCACAGCGAGGCCAGTGCGCCCGGGATCCGTGGCGAGGACTCCGGCAGCAGCAGGGCCACCCCGGCGGCGACGGCGAACAGGGCGGTCAGCGTGCCGAAGACCCAGTCGGTGGGGGCGGGCACGAACTCGACCGACAGGCCCGCGCTGACCGCGCCGAGGGCGAGGGCGAACCCCGGGGAGGCGCTGTTGACCAGGGCGCCCAGGGGGCGGTCGCTGCGCTGGTGGTCCAGCAGCGTCGCGCCCAGGGCACCCGTGAGGCTGCCGACCGACAGGCCCTGCACCACCCGCGCGGCCAGCAGCCAGCCCACCGAGTCGGCGGCCCAGAACAGCGCCATCGCGACGACCTGCAGCAGCATCCCGGCGACGATGACCGGCCGCCGTCCCACGTGGTCCGACAGCGCGCCGACCACCAGCAGCGTGGCGAGCAGCGCCAGGGCGTAGATGCCGAAGACCGTCGTCAGCACGCCGGCGGAGAACCCGAAGCGCTCCTGGTAGACGCGGTAGAGCGGCGAGGGGACGCCGGAGGCCGCGAGGACCAGGACGAGCAGCGCGGCCGCCGTCCAGAACGAGACGGCGCGGGACGCGCGGCGGGCGGGCACGCAACAACGCAAGCCCGCCCGCCGCGTCCGCATTCCCGCCGGCCGGCGGGGCGGCCCGCTCAGTCGCGGGTGAAGTGCGGCGGCAGGACGACGTCCTCGCGGGTCAGGTCGTGCACCGAGGCCTTCCCGAGCCCGAGCAGCGCCTCGTCGATGCCCTGCCGGAGGATCGACAGGACGTTCTGCACGCCCCGCTCGCCGCTGGCGGCCATGCCCCACAGGTAGGCCCGGCCGATCATCACGGCCCTGGCGCCCAGGGCCATCGCCTTGACCACGTCGGAGCCGCGGCGCACCCCGCCGTCCATGACGACCTCGACCTGGTCGCCGACCGCGTCGACCACCCCGGGCAGCGAGCGGATCGCCCCCGGCGTGCCGTCGAGGTTGTTGCCGCCGTGGGTGGAGACGGAGATGGCGCTGACGCCGGCGTCGACGGCACGGCGGGCGTCGTCGGGCCGGGTGATCCCCTTGAGCATGAACGGCCCGCCCCACTGCTGGCGCAGCCAGGCGACGTCCTCCCAGGTGGGCAGCGGAGTGCCCATCCACTGGCCGTAGGCGCCGAAGAAGTTCGGGGGCTCCTCGCCGCCGAGCGCCAGGTTGGGGACGCTGAGCTCGGGGATGCCGCCCGAGCGGAGGTAGGTGGCCAGCCAGCGCGGCTTGCGCAGCACCTCGGGGGCGAACTTGACCGCGTTCTTCAGGTCGATCTTGTCCGGGATGGGTGGGCTGCCCCAGTCGCGGCGGGAGGCGAAGGACCAGTCCAGCGTCATGATCAGGCCCTTGGCGCCGGCGGCGCGGGCCCGGTCGGCCCGGGCGAGGATCGTCTCCCGCGAGCCGACCCAGTACATCTGGAAGAACAGCTTGGAGTGCGCCGCGCCGACCTCCTCCACCGGCTTGCTGGCGAACGAGGACAGCCCCATCGCGACGTCCTCGGCCGCGGCCGCGCGGGCCACCGCCACCTCGCCGTCCGGGTGCACCGCCTGTACGCCGGTGGGGGAGACCAGCACCGGCATGGACACCTCCTGGCCCATCACGGTGGTGGCCGTCTCCCGCTTGGCGTGCAGGTCGGCGACGTGCGGCCGCCAGGTGATCTCGTCGAAGGCGGCGACGTTGTCGCCGGCCGTCAGCCCCTTCTCGGTCCCGGCGACGAGCGCCAGGTACACCGACCGCGGCAGCCGCTTCCTCGCGCGGTGCTGGGCCTCCTCGACGGTCTCGAACCAGTCCCTGGTGCTCGCCATGAGAGCCCCTCCCACGATCGCCCGGCCACCGGCGCCGCTCCCGGGGAGGGTGACGTGCGCCACTGGCGGGTCATCGTGCCAGCCGTGGCACTCAGTGTCACGTGGCCCCGTCCAGGGGCCCGCCCCGAGCCCTCACGGCTCACGTGCAGGGTCCCGCCGCGAGCTCGCGAGTGGCGGGGGGCAAGGGGGTCCTTCACGGGGAGGACGGGGTCCTTCATGGGTGCGGGGGCTGTAGACGGCGCCGGTGCGGCTGACCCGGGTCTGCGACGAGCCGACGACCACGCAGCAGCGCATGTCGACGGTCTCCGGGTCGAGTTCGCCGAGGGTGGTGATCCGGATGCTCTCCTCGGGCCCACCGACGTCCCGGCCGACGACGACGACCGTGTCGGGCTCGCGGCCCTCCAGCAGCACCTGCTGGGCCTCGGCGAGCTGGTGCGGGCGGGCCTTCGAGCGCGGGTTGTAGAGGGCGAGCACCAGGTCGGCGGCCGAGGCGTGGCGCAGCCGGTCGACGACGACGTCCCACGGCTTGCGGACGTCGGAGAGGCTGACCACCGCGAAGTCGTGACCCAGTGGCGCGCCGACCCGGGCGGCGACGGCCTGCGCGGCGGTCAGGCCGGGCAGCACCCGCACCGGGACGCCGGCGTACTCCGGCCGCTCGGCGACCTCGAGCACCGCGGCGGCCATCGCGAAGACGCCGGGGTCGCCGCTGGAGACGACCGCGACCCGCCGTCCGGACCGGGCCAGGTCCAGGGCGTGCGCGGCGCGCTCGGCCTCCACCCGGTTGTCGCTCGGGTACCGCGTCTGCCGCGGGTTGGCCGGGACCCGGTCCAGGTAGGGGCCGTAGCCGACGAGGTCGTCGGCGGCGGCCAGCGCCTCGGCGGCCTCCGGGGTGGTCCAGCAGCGGGCGCCCGGGCCGAGGCCGACGACCACCACCTCGCCCGTGCGGGGCGCGGCCTCGTCGTGCTGCGCGGAGCCGGGCACCGGGCCGGTCAGCGGGCTGGGCAGCAGGGCGAGGGAGAAGTAGGGGACTGTCGCCGGGTCGACGTCGGCCAGCGGCAGGGTGCGCTGCCGGTCGGTGGACGCGCGCTCGACGTAGAGCGCCCGGTCGAGCACGCCTGCGGCGTCGAACGCCTCCCGCACGTTGCCGAACGTGCGGCCCAGCTTCAGCACGGCGGCGGCGTCCGTGGTGGCCAGCCACTCGGCGAGCTCCTCGGCCGGCAGCGTGCCGGGCAGCACGGTGAGCACCTCGTCGCGCTCGACCAGCGGCCGGCCGACCGCCGCGGCGGCGCCGCTGACGCTCGTCACGCCGGGCACCACCTCGGTCGGGTAGCGGTGCGCCAGCCGCTTGTGCATGTGCATGTAGGAGCCGTAGAAGAACGGGTCCCCCTCGGCGAGGACGACGACGTCGCGGCCGGCGTCCAGGTGGGCGGCCAGCCGGGCCGCGGCCGCCTCGTAGAACTCGTCGATCGCGCCCTGGTAGCCGCCGGGGTGGTCGGTCGTCCCGGTGGTGACGGGGTAGACCAGCAGCTCCTCGACCTGGCCCGCGCGCAGGTAGGGGGCGGCCACCGCGCGGGCGACCGAGCGGCCGTGCTGGGCGGCGTGGAAGGCGACGACGTCGGCGGCGGCGATGAGCCGGGCGGCCTTGACGGTGACGAGCTCGGGGTCGCCGGGGCCCAGGCCCACCCCGTAGAGGCGCCCCGTCACTCGACGTCGCTCGCGATCGCGTTGACCGCGGCCGCCGTGATGGCGCTGCCGCCGCGCCGGCCGCGGACCACCAGGTGCTCGAGACCGGAGGCGGCCAGCGCGTCCTTGGACTCGACCGCGCCGATGAAGCCGACCGGGATGCCGAGGACGGCGGCGGGGCGGGGTGCTCCGGCGGCGACCATCTCCAGCAGGTGGAACAGCGCGGTCGGCGCGTTGCCGATGGCGACGACGGCGCCGTCCAGCCGGTCGCGCCAGAGCTCTAGCGCCGCGGCGGTGCGGGTGGTGCCGAGGTCGGCGGCCAGCGCCGGGGTGCGGGGGTCGTTGAGCGTGCAGACGACCTCGTTGTCCTCGGGCAGCCGACGGCGGGTGACACCCGAGGCCACCATCTCCGCGTCGCACAGCACCGGGGCGCCGGCGTCCAGGGCCTCGCGGGCGCGCGCCACGACGGCGGGGGAGTACGCCAGGTCCTCGACCAGGTCGACCTGCCCGCAGGCGTGCACCATCCGCACCGCGACCCGCGCGACGTCCTCGGGCAGGCCGGTGAGGTCGGTCTCGGCCCGGATGGTCGCGAACGAGCGCCGGTAGATCTCCGCGCCGTCCTTCTCGTACTCGTACATCAGCCCTTCCCGACTCGGTATCCGGTCCCGGTCGCGACCACGTCGACGACCTCGCCCTGCGGGCGGCCGCAGCGGCGCTCGCACCCGGCCCAGTGCTGCCGGGCGCCGTCGACGGGCAGTGTCCCGGTCGCGACCGCCGCGGCGGCGTCGGCCCGGACGTCGGCCAGCGACTTCGCGCACCCCGGCCGCCCGGCGCAGGCGGTGACCCGCGTCCACGGGCTCGCCGCGTCGAACACCATGCCGGTCCGGTGCAGCGCCACGGCCGCGTCGTCGACGGCGTCCTCGGCGAGGTCCGGGACGACGATGCTGCGCCACGACGTCAGCTGCACCTCGTCGGCGAGCCGGGCGAGCAGCTCGGCCTGCGCGGCGTCCAGCCGCCCGAGCGGTACGACCGCGACCAGCGCGACCCGCCCGTCGTGCTGCGGCGCTGCACCGACCGGCCCCGGCACCGGCACCGGCGGGACGTCCACGGCCACGCCCCGGCGGCCGTCCAGGCGGGCCCCGACGCGGATCGCGCCGTCGTCGAGCTCGGCCAGCCGCCAGGCGGTGCCGCCCTGGGCGGTCCGTTCGGCGAGGAAGGCCCGCGTGGCGGCGAGGGCGAGCGCGACCGCGTCGTCGGGGTGCGCGCGCAGGCCGCTGTCGGCGCCGGCGAGGGTCAGCGCGACCTCGGCGGGGGAGAGGGTGAGCAGGCCGACGTCCCCACCGAGACCGGCGACGTCACCGCGGCCGTCGTCCAGCGTGGCGAGGTACCGGCCGGGCAGCGCGGCGAGCGCGGGGTCGGCGCAGACGGCGGCGTCCAGCGCGCGCACCCACGGCCGGACGTCGACGTGCCCGCCGGCCCGGCCGGTGAGCGCGCTGGCCAGCACGTTGCGCACCCGCTCGTGCGTGGCGCTGGGCAGCAGTCCGGCGGCGGCGAGCCGGTCGCCGAGCTCGGCCGCCGCGCCCGCCGCCAGCCCGCGCAGCTGCACGTTGCCCCGGCTGGTGAGCTCCAGCGCCCCGTCGCCGAGGTCGCGGGCCGCGGCCGCCAGCGACCGCAGCTGGTCGCCGGTCAGCAGGCCGCCGGGCACCCGCACCCGGGCCAGCGCGCCGTCGGCGGCGGCGTGGGTCTGCAGCGCCCCGGGGCACGCGTCGGCGCGGACGCGGGCGGCGGGGGTGGCACGGGCGGTCATGGCGGAGGCGAGGGTACGGCCCGCCGTCCCGCCCGGTGAGCGGCGGCGGCCCGGCTCAGCCGAGCCGGTGCGCGTCGTCGAAGGACATCCACACCCGGCGGCGGTCGGCCCGGCTGTGCTGGGAGGCCATGGCCGCCACCCGGCGGCGCTGGTCGTTGGTGGCGACGTGCTGGACGACGGCCACCTCGGCCTCGCGCATCGCCCGCTCCGCCTCGACCTCGGCCGGGGTCGACGGCAGGTCACTGGTCAGGTCGATGTCCTCGTCGTCCCCCGGGCGCAGGCGGGCGTACGGGCTGTCCGCCGGCAGGTGCCCGCTGATCCGGCCGTACGCGCCGAGCGTCAGCAGGAGCAGGCCGACGACCACGGAGAAGACGACGTTCTCGAACTCGAACGCCAGCAGGTTGAAGGAGGTGCGCAGCACCGCCAGGTTCACCAGCGCGGACAGCAGGAAGAGCGCGCCGATGACCAGCATCACCGTCGAGACGGTGCGGGGGCTGCGCGCGGCGGCCGCCAGCAGCACGAGCGCCACGACCACCGAGATGGTGGACAGCAGGCCGTTGGAGGACAGGCCGAGGATGCGCTCACCCTCGGTCGAGAAGTAGTCGAGGTTGTCGGCGAAGCCGAGCAGACCGAAGACCAGCAGGACCAGCGCCACCAGGACGGCGCCGGCTCGTTGGACGGCGAACACCCGCGCGCCGAGGTGCGGGTCGCCGGCTGGTCCGGAGGAGGGCTTCGTGCGGTGCGGGAGGTGCAGTCGCAGTGCCATGGGATCTCCCGGGGAGGTGGGACTGTGACCATTGTTCGCCTCCCGAGCGCCGGGTGGATGCACTGCAGCGACGGCTTCTCGCGGGAAGGTGTGGCGAGGCCGCGGCGTTCTGCCCGGCATGACGCAGCGTGACCTGCACTCGGAGTTCCTCCGCGCGGACCTGTTCCTCGCGATGGGGCGGCCGATCGAGGCGGCGCGCCTGCTGCAGCCACTGGTCGAGGCGGAGCCGGCCAACGAGGCCGCGCTCGAGCTGCTGGCCCGGTCCTACTTCGGGTCCGCGCAGCTGGCGCGGGCGGAGGAGGCGCTGACCCGCCTGGTGGAGATGGCCCCGGCCAACGGCTGGGCCCGGCGGGCGCTGGCCCGCACGTTGGAGCGGCAGAGCCGGGCGGGTGAGGCGGTGGCGCACCACCGGGTGGCCGACGCCCTCGGCGCCGGCTGACAGCTACTGGTCGGCGGCCAACCGTCGGATCAGGTCGACCGACGCGTCGGGGTCGAGCGCCATCTCGGTGAGCAGCTCGAACGCCCGGCCGTAGCGGTGCACCTCGGCCTCCCCGTCGACGAAGCCGATCCGCGTCTTGTTCTCCAGGTACACGACGTCCGGCGTCCCGGTGGCGCGCGACTCGAGGACGGAGAACGAGCCCGCGGTCACCGGCGGCAGACCGGCGTCGAACGGCAGCACCTGCAGCGTGACGTTCGGCCGCCCCGCGACCTCGGCCAGCCACTCCAGTTGACCCCGCAGCACCGTCGCGCCGTCGGACGTCCCGGGCGCGCCCGCGGCGCGGTGCAGCACCGACTCGTCCAGGACCGCCCACAGCTGCATCGGGTCGGCGGCGTCGAGGACCTCCTGCCGGCGGCGGCAGACCTGCACCCGGCGCTCGACCTCCGGCGGTGCGGGCCGCTCCCAGGTGGAGAGGACGACCTGGCGCACGTAGTCCGGTGTCTGCAGCAGCGCGTGCGGCACCAGCGCGCCGAAGCAGCGCAGCGCCCGTGACCCGGCCTCCAGCCGGATGAGGTTGGCGTAGCCGGCCGAGAGCGTGTCGGCGTAGGCGTCCCACCAGCCGCGTGGCCGGGCCGACGGCGCCAGCCGGCGCAGCAGGTCGGCGTGGTCGTCGGGGACCCGGTACAGCTCGAGCAGCCGGTCGAGGTCGTCGGCGGTGATGCCGGTCCGCGCCGTCTCGATCCGCGAGACCTTCGACGGCGACCACCCCAGGCGGGCGGCGACCTCCTTGGCGTGCAGGTGCAGGCCGGTCCGCAGCTGCCGCAGCTCGCGGGCCAGCCGCCGCTCGCGCACCGACGGCGTGTCCCGGTCGACCACGGCGCGACGGTAACCGTGCGTGCAATCGTGCAAGCGCGCTGGCGTCGCCCGGTGGGCGCGTGCCACCGTGAGCCTGCGGCCGCAGCCCTCTCGATCCTCGACGCCAAGGACGACGGACATGACCGGAACGCACGTCCCCCTGCTCCGCTCCGACCTGTACGAGATCGCCTACCTGGCCGGCGGCCCCCGACGCGTGGTCGAGACCGCGGTGGTCGCCCTGGTGGAGAACGGGCGACTGCGCGTGGACCGCGCCACGGGCCGGCTGCACGTCGTGGACCCCCACCGTCGGCACCCCGTTGAGGCGGTGGTCCTGGACGCCGTGGGACCGCGCGGACGCTCCGTCTGGGGACTCGTCTGGCGAGCGCGGTCCGACCCTCGCCTGGCCACCGTCGCCGACGGTCTGGCCCGGGACGGGCTGCTCACCCGGCGCGGGGGCGTGGGCGCGCGGGAGCCGTCGTTCTGGACGCTGTCGGGTCTGACGCGGGCGGGTCGAGCCGCCCTGCGGCAGGTGCGGCAGAGCCCGCCGTTCCCGACGGGCACGGGCGGCAACCCCGCGCTGGCGGTGGCGCTGGCCGGGCCCTCCGCGTGGGACGCCGAGCTCCACACCGCCGTCTTCGACCCGCCCCCGCCGTACCTGCTGACGCCCCCGGGTCAGAGCGTGCGCGAGGTCCGCCGCAGCCGCTCCGGGGCGTACGCCCACGGCGGCTCAGGGGGGTGGGCCGGCGGCGGCTGGGGCGGTGACTGCGGCGGCGGCGGCGGTGGCGGCGGCGGCGACGGGGGCTGCTGACCCTCCTCAGCCGACCGGCTCGGCCGCCGCCTGCATCGCCTCGAGCGCGATCGACGGTGGGGCCGTGAAGTCGAAGGCCGACGCCATCGAGCGCAGCGACTCGAGGACCTGGGCCGCACCGAGGTCGAGGTCGAGGTCGAGGTCGAGAAGGGGGACGGCCGTGGCTAAGCCCGCGAAGCCGGCGAAGAAGCCGGGCCACCTGTACAACGCGGCCGGCTGGTTCATCAGCGGGCTGCTGGTGGCGGGGATCGCCTGGGACGTGCGCCAGCCCAACAACGTCGAGTGGAACGACGACGCGTGGTGGCCGCTGTTCGGGCTCGCCGCGATCGGCTGCTGGCTCATGGCTGTGCGGGCGCTGTCGCTGTGGGCGCGGGAGCGCCAGGCCGCCGAGGACGCAGGGAAGGGGGCGGCGTGAGCGTCATCGGGGAGGTGCGCGATGCGGCGGTCGAGCGGGCCCGCGCCGCGAAGGAGCGCAAGGTCCAGGCCGCCACCGGGACCGACGATGAGGCGGGCACCGACCTGCTCGCCGTCGTCGAGGGCTGACGCAGCGACGAGCACGTCCTCACTGCGACGCCCTGACCACAACCATCGAGACCCGGTACGCCACCACGCCGGTCAACCCGCTCACCGGCAAGCGGTGGGCACCGGGGAGATGCAGCAGGTCGCGCTCAAGTGCGACGGCATCGCGAAGGGCTGGGTGACTGCCCGCCCTCGCGGCCCATGATCACCTGGATCACGGCGCGCGACCTCGGCTCCCCGGGGCGTCGCCACCTGCCGGAACCGGCTGGGTCCGCGCCGCGAGGCCCCGGCTCGTCCCGGTAGCGTGCCGTTGGTGTTCACGCTGCTGTCGACCAGCGACACCGACCTCCTCTCCGCCCGCGCCAGCGGCGCCGACTGGCGGCTGGGCAACCCCGCCCGGCTGGACGACGCGGGCACCGCTGCGCTGACCGAGGGCGCGGACCTCGTCGTCGTCCGCCTCCTCGGGGTGCGCCGCCAGTACGAGGAGCTGCTGGCGCCACTGCTGGCCGGTCCGGCACCGGTCGTCGTCCTCGGCGGGGAGGCGCTGCCCGACGCCGAGCTGATGGAGCTGTCGACCGTCCCGATGGGCGTCGCGACCGAGGCGCACGGCTACCTGGCGCAGGGCGGGCCGGACAACCTCGTCCAGCTGCACCGCTTCCTGTCCGACACCGTGCTGCTCACCGGCGAGGGCTTCGAGCCGCCCGTGGTCGCCCCCGACTGGGGCGTGCTGGAGCGCCAGAGCCGGGGGACCGGCCCGACCGTCGCCGTCCTCTACTACCGGGCGCACCACCTGGCCGGGAACACCGCGTTCGTCGAGGCGCTGTGCACCGCGGTCGAGGACGCCGGTGGCTCCGCGCTGCCGGTCTTCACGTCGTCCCTGCGGAACGTCTCCCACGAGCTGCTGGGGACGCTGCGGGGCGCCGACGCCCTGGTGGTCACGGTGCTCGCCGCCGGCGGCTCGCGGCCGGCGACCGCGCAGGCCGGCGGGGACGACGGCGCGTGGGACGTCGGCGCGCTGGCCTCGCTGGACGTGCCGGTGGTGCAGGGGCTGTGCCTGACCCGCTCGCGGGAGGAGTGGCTGGCCGACGACGACGGCCTCTCCCCGCTCGACGTGGGCAACCAGGTGGCGATCCCCGAGTTCGACGGGCGGCTGATCAGCGTGCCGTTCTCGTTCAAGGAGACCGACGAGGACGGGCTGAGCACCTACGTCGCCGACCCCGAGCGGGCCGCACGGGTCGCCGGTACCGCCGTCGCGCACGCGCGGCTGCGGCACACCCCGCCCGCGGACCGCCGCATCGTCGTGATGCTGAGCGCCTACCCGACCAAGCATGCCCGCATCGGCAACGCCGTGGGCCTGGACACCCCGGCGTCGGTCGTCCGGCTGCTGGCCGCGATGTCCGGCGCCGGCTACGACGTCGGCCCGTTCGACGGTCCCGACGCGCTGCCCGGTGTCGCCGACCTCGACGGCGACGCGCTGGTGCACGCGCTCATCGCCGCGGGCGGGCAGGACGCGGACTGGCTGACCGAGGAGCAGCTGTCGGGCAACCCGGTGCGCATCCCCGCGGCGGAGTACCGCGCCTTCTTCGACACGCTCCCGGCCGACCTGCGCGACGCGATGGTCGAGCACTGGGGACAGCCGCCGGGCGCGCTGTTCGTGGACGGCTCCGGGAACGACCAGGCCATCGTCTTCGCCGCGCTGCGGGCGGGCAACGTCGTGGTGATGGTCCAGCCGCCGCGCGGCTTCGGGGAGAACCCGATCGCGATCTACCACGACCCGGACCTGCCGCCGTCCCACCACTACCTCGCCGCCTACTGGTGGCTGCGCTCGGTGTTCGGGGCGCACGCGCTGGTGCACGTCGGCAAGCACGGCAACCTGGAGTGGCTGCCCGGCAAGACGGTGGGGCTGTCGGCCTCGTGCGCGCCGGACGCCGCGATCGGCGACCTGCCGCTGGTGTACCCGTTCCTGGTCAACGACCCGGGTGAGGGCTCGCAGGCCAAGCGCCGCGCGCACGCCACGCTGGTCGACCACATGGTGCCGCCGATGGCCCGCGCCGACTCCTACGGCGACATCGCCCGGCTGGAGCAGCTGCTCGACGAGCACGCCAACGTCGCCGCGATGGACCCGGCCAAGCTGCCCGCCGTCCGGGCGCAGATCTGGACGCTGCTGCAGGCGGCCAGGCTCGACCACGACCTGGGGCTGTCCGAGCGGCCCGAGGACGACCACTTCGACGAGATGGTCCTGCACGTCGACGGGTGGCTCTGCGAGATCAAGGACTCGCAGATCCGCGACGGCCTGCACGTGCTCGGCACGCCGCCGTCCGGTCAGGACCGCGTCGACCTGGTGCTCGCGATGCTGCGCGCCCGGCAGATCTGGGGTGGCGCGGTGGCGCTGCCCGGGCTGCGCGAGGCGCTCGGGCTGCCCGAGGGGGCGTCGCGCACCGAGACGGACGTGGTGGAGGCGCGGGCCGAGGCGCTGGTGGCGGCCATGGAGACCGCCGGCTGGGTGCCCGACGCCGTGCAGTCCGTGGTCGCCGAGGTGCTCGGGCGTTCCGACGAGGGCGTCGAGGCGGTGCTGCGGTTCGCCGTCGACGAGGTGGTGCCCCGGCTGGAGCGCACCACCGACGAGATGGACGCGACGCTGCACGCCCTCGAGGGCGGCTACGTGCCCGCCGGGCCGTCGGGCTCGCCGCTGCGCGGGCTGGTCAACGTGCTGCCGACCGGGCGCAACTTCTACTCCGTCGACCCGCGCGCCATCCCGTCGCGGCTGGCCTGGGAGACCGGCTCGGCGATGGCCGACTCCCTCGTCGAGCGCTACCTCGCCGACACCGGCTCCTACCCGGCCTCGGTCGGGCTGTCGGTGTGGGGGACCTCGGCGATGCGCACCTCGGGGGACGACGTCGGCGAGGTGCTCGCGCTGCTCGGCGTCCGCCCGGTGTGGGACGACGCCTCCCGGCGGGTGACCGGGCTGGAGCCCGTCCCGCTCGAGGAGCTGGGCCGCCCGCGCATCGACGTGACCGTGCGGATCTCCGGGTTCTTCCGGGACGCCTTCCCGCACGTGGTGACCATGCTCGACGACGCGGTGACGCTGGTGGCGGCGCTGGACGAGCCCGCGGACCGGAACTTCGTGCGCGCCCACGTGGACGCCGACGTGGCCGGGCACGGCGACCGCCGGCGGGCCACCACGCGGGTGTTCGGCTCCAAGCCCGGTGCCTACGGGGCCGGGCTGCTGCCGCTCATCGACTCCCGGAACTGGCGCGGGGACGCCGACCTGGCCGAGGTCTACGCCGTCTGGGGCGGCTATGCGTACGGCCGCGGGCTGGACGGCGTGCAGGCCCGCCCGGACATGGAGGCGGCCTACCGGCGGATCGCGGTGGCGGCGAAGAACGTCGACACGCGGGAGCACGACATCGCCGACTCCGACGACTACTTCCAGTACCACGGCGGGATGGTCGCGACGGTCCGCGCGCTGACCGGTTCGGCGCCGCGCGCCTACATCGGCGACTCGACCCGGCCCGAGTCGGTGCGCACCCGGTCGCTGACCGAGGAGACCGCCCGGGTGTTCCGCGCCCGAGTGGTCAACCCGAAGTGGCTGCAGGCGATGCGCCGGCACGGCTACAAGGGTGCCTTCGAGCTGGCCGCCACCGTGGACTACCTGTTCGGCTACGACGCCACGACCGGCGTGGTCGCCGACTGGATGTACGAGAAGCTCGCGCAGACCTACGTGCTCGACCCGGAGAACCGCGCGTTCCTGGAGCAGTCGAACCCGTGGGCGCTGCACGGCATCGCCGAGCGGCTGCTGGAGGCCGTCGACCGGAAGATGTGGGCCGAGCCGGACGCGAGCCTGCTGGCCGAGCTGCAGCAGGCCTACCTCGACACCGAGGGCGACCTGGAGGGCGGGGAGACCCCGGCGTCTTCACGCTCCTGACCGGCGCATTGACCGGCGCGGTGCTGGGTAGGTTGCTGGCATGAGCATCCTCGGACGACTGATGGGCACGGCAGAGAACACTGCGCGCAGCGCCGGCCGCAGCGCTGGGCGGTCCGGGCGGGGCATGCCCCGCTCCACCGGGCGGATGTCGACCGGTCGCGGCTACGGCCGGACGACCACCGGGCGAGCCGGCCGGGGGCGCGCGACCCCCGCGGCCTCGGGCGGCCTCGGCGGGCTGCTCGGCGGCCTGCTGCGCCGCCGCTGAAGGAGGACCTCCCTGCCCCCCGCCATGGAAGGACCCCGTCCTCCCCACCCCTCGCAGGCTCGGGGCGGGACCCGGGACGGGGCCGGCGGCGGGTCCCTGCAGGGGGCCGACCTCAGTCGAGGGCGGCCGCGGCCACCAGCAGGGTGACCGTGGCCGCCGTCTCGCCCATCGCACCCATCACGTCGCCGGT
Proteins encoded:
- the cobN gene encoding cobaltochelatase subunit CobN; translated protein: MFTLLSTSDTDLLSARASGADWRLGNPARLDDAGTAALTEGADLVVVRLLGVRRQYEELLAPLLAGPAPVVVLGGEALPDAELMELSTVPMGVATEAHGYLAQGGPDNLVQLHRFLSDTVLLTGEGFEPPVVAPDWGVLERQSRGTGPTVAVLYYRAHHLAGNTAFVEALCTAVEDAGGSALPVFTSSLRNVSHELLGTLRGADALVVTVLAAGGSRPATAQAGGDDGAWDVGALASLDVPVVQGLCLTRSREEWLADDDGLSPLDVGNQVAIPEFDGRLISVPFSFKETDEDGLSTYVADPERAARVAGTAVAHARLRHTPPADRRIVVMLSAYPTKHARIGNAVGLDTPASVVRLLAAMSGAGYDVGPFDGPDALPGVADLDGDALVHALIAAGGQDADWLTEEQLSGNPVRIPAAEYRAFFDTLPADLRDAMVEHWGQPPGALFVDGSGNDQAIVFAALRAGNVVVMVQPPRGFGENPIAIYHDPDLPPSHHYLAAYWWLRSVFGAHALVHVGKHGNLEWLPGKTVGLSASCAPDAAIGDLPLVYPFLVNDPGEGSQAKRRAHATLVDHMVPPMARADSYGDIARLEQLLDEHANVAAMDPAKLPAVRAQIWTLLQAARLDHDLGLSERPEDDHFDEMVLHVDGWLCEIKDSQIRDGLHVLGTPPSGQDRVDLVLAMLRARQIWGGAVALPGLREALGLPEGASRTETDVVEARAEALVAAMETAGWVPDAVQSVVAEVLGRSDEGVEAVLRFAVDEVVPRLERTTDEMDATLHALEGGYVPAGPSGSPLRGLVNVLPTGRNFYSVDPRAIPSRLAWETGSAMADSLVERYLADTGSYPASVGLSVWGTSAMRTSGDDVGEVLALLGVRPVWDDASRRVTGLEPVPLEELGRPRIDVTVRISGFFRDAFPHVVTMLDDAVTLVAALDEPADRNFVRAHVDADVAGHGDRRRATTRVFGSKPGAYGAGLLPLIDSRNWRGDADLAEVYAVWGGYAYGRGLDGVQARPDMEAAYRRIAVAAKNVDTREHDIADSDDYFQYHGGMVATVRALTGSAPRAYIGDSTRPESVRTRSLTEETARVFRARVVNPKWLQAMRRHGYKGAFELAATVDYLFGYDATTGVVADWMYEKLAQTYVLDPENRAFLEQSNPWALHGIAERLLEAVDRKMWAEPDASLLAELQQAYLDTEGDLEGGETPASSRS
- a CDS encoding helix-turn-helix domain-containing protein; this encodes MVDRDTPSVRERRLARELRQLRTGLHLHAKEVAARLGWSPSKVSRIETARTGITADDLDRLLELYRVPDDHADLLRRLAPSARPRGWWDAYADTLSAGYANLIRLEAGSRALRCFGALVPHALLQTPDYVRQVVLSTWERPAPPEVERRVQVCRRRQEVLDAADPMQLWAVLDESVLHRAAGAPGTSDGATVLRGQLEWLAEVAGRPNVTLQVLPFDAGLPPVTAGSFSVLESRATGTPDVVYLENKTRIGFVDGEAEVHRYGRAFELLTEMALDPDASVDLIRRLAADQ
- a CDS encoding tetratricopeptide repeat protein, translated to MTQRDLHSEFLRADLFLAMGRPIEAARLLQPLVEAEPANEAALELLARSYFGSAQLARAEEALTRLVEMAPANGWARRALARTLERQSRAGEAVAHHRVADALGAG
- a CDS encoding TIGR04222 domain-containing membrane protein, with amino-acid sequence MTGTHVPLLRSDLYEIAYLAGGPRRVVETAVVALVENGRLRVDRATGRLHVVDPHRRHPVEAVVLDAVGPRGRSVWGLVWRARSDPRLATVADGLARDGLLTRRGGVGAREPSFWTLSGLTRAGRAALRQVRQSPPFPTGTGGNPALAVALAGPSAWDAELHTAVFDPPPPYLLTPPGQSVREVRRSRSGAYAHGGSGGWAGGGWGGDCGGGGGGGGGDGGC
- a CDS encoding DUF4383 domain-containing protein, with the translated sequence MALRLHLPHRTKPSSGPAGDPHLGARVFAVQRAGAVLVALVLLVFGLLGFADNLDYFSTEGERILGLSSNGLLSTISVVVALVLLAAAARSPRTVSTVMLVIGALFLLSALVNLAVLRTSFNLLAFEFENVVFSVVVGLLLLTLGAYGRISGHLPADSPYARLRPGDDEDIDLTSDLPSTPAEVEAERAMREAEVAVVQHVATNDQRRRVAAMASQHSRADRRRVWMSFDDAHRLG